The following proteins are co-located in the Sporosarcina pasteurii genome:
- a CDS encoding DsbA family protein, translated as MIPRPSLESSTSSFLETRPLELYVFIDPACNDCWLLQPILRRLQIEYERYFTLRVVLRTSLPTLNLTSVRSFQDDEAYDQAAHTAFPSIAIKAAEFQGKRAGLRFISKLLEYYYLKNRNVNSFSVLVEIAEVVYLDVDEFIRDFASKNVHRALQIDFYMAKEMEVDSAPTFVFFNENIEDEGLKVSGLYSYEIYEQIIEELIGQTIYPETPPPLEELFKRFDTLATKEIAEIYRMTEKSAERELKKRLLQQHIERLPVQDITLWRKKVQ; from the coding sequence GTGATACCACGTCCTTCATTGGAAAGTTCGACAAGTTCATTTTTGGAAACTAGACCACTAGAGTTATATGTTTTTATCGACCCAGCATGTAATGATTGTTGGCTCCTTCAACCCATACTTCGGAGACTACAAATAGAATATGAACGTTATTTTACGCTCCGTGTCGTACTAAGAACATCCTTACCAACACTGAATTTAACTAGTGTACGTTCTTTTCAAGATGATGAGGCTTATGATCAAGCAGCTCACACAGCCTTTCCATCCATTGCCATTAAAGCAGCGGAATTTCAAGGAAAGCGTGCAGGGTTAAGATTTATATCGAAATTATTGGAATATTATTATTTAAAGAACAGAAATGTAAACTCATTTTCCGTACTTGTAGAAATTGCAGAGGTCGTTTATTTAGATGTCGATGAGTTTATTCGTGACTTCGCTTCTAAAAATGTTCATCGTGCCCTCCAAATAGATTTTTATATGGCTAAAGAAATGGAGGTAGACAGTGCACCAACTTTTGTATTCTTCAATGAAAATATTGAAGATGAAGGATTAAAAGTGAGCGGCCTATATTCTTACGAGATTTATGAACAAATCATTGAAGAATTAATTGGTCAGACGATTTATCCCGAAACTCCCCCTCCACTTGAGGAGTTATTCAAACGGTTTGATACACTGGCTACAAAAGAAATAGCCGAAATTTATAGAATGACTGAGAAGTCTGCAGAACGCGAGTTAAAAAAACGACTTCTTCAACAACACATCGAACGTTTACCAGTTCAAGACATTACATTATGGCGTAAGAAAGTACAATAA
- a CDS encoding lytic transglycosylase domain-containing protein translates to MNVQKMKILMEINSLQALGAVQSYTKQQSTPTFFTNMLGQILNQSASSNSTMKNTESLNPLTYTGTNHVFYPSTLSNLLTTSTQVPISTTKNRTHDLKGYAHIIKKAADQFNLPERLITSIIQHESNFNSQAVSAAGAQGLMQLMPGTARFLGVKDSFNPEQNIIGGAKYLRQMLNQFNGNIELALAAYNAGPGNVKKYGGIPPFKETQGYVKKVLNTFYK, encoded by the coding sequence TTGAATGTTCAAAAGATGAAAATTTTAATGGAGATTAATTCACTGCAAGCATTAGGTGCAGTACAATCCTATACAAAGCAACAATCTACACCAACTTTTTTTACAAATATGCTTGGACAGATTCTAAACCAGTCAGCAAGTTCAAATTCAACTATGAAGAACACTGAAAGTTTGAATCCATTAACCTATACAGGAACAAATCATGTGTTTTATCCTTCGACATTATCAAATCTTCTTACGACGTCAACTCAAGTTCCTATTTCTACCACTAAGAATCGTACTCATGATTTAAAGGGATACGCGCATATTATTAAAAAGGCAGCTGATCAATTTAATTTACCTGAACGACTCATTACGTCAATCATTCAACACGAATCTAATTTCAACAGCCAGGCAGTGAGTGCTGCGGGTGCGCAAGGACTGATGCAACTTATGCCTGGTACTGCAAGGTTTTTAGGCGTTAAAGACAGCTTTAATCCAGAACAAAACATTATTGGTGGCGCAAAATATTTAAGACAAATGCTCAACCAATTTAACGGCAATATAGAACTGGCACTTGCTGCCTATAATGCGGGGCCGGGAAATGTCAAAAAGTATGGTGGGATACCTCCATTTAAAGAAACGCAAGGCTATGTTAAGAAAGTTTTAAATACATTTTATAAGTAA
- a CDS encoding globin, with product MMRKPLIPYEEIGAEKLSELIDLFYSKVAVHPDLYPIFPDDLTETARKQKQFMTQYLGGPNLFSEEHGHPMMKARHMPFPITPTRAEAWLSCMAEAMDEVELDENIRDFFFRRLVLTAKHMVNKEDDQ from the coding sequence ATCATGCGAAAACCTTTGATTCCATATGAGGAGATTGGTGCAGAAAAATTGTCGGAACTGATCGATTTATTTTATTCTAAAGTAGCCGTCCATCCAGACTTGTACCCGATTTTTCCTGATGACCTGACAGAAACTGCTCGTAAACAAAAACAATTTATGACTCAATATTTAGGTGGCCCCAATTTATTTAGCGAGGAACACGGGCACCCGATGATGAAGGCTCGACATATGCCGTTTCCAATTACACCTACACGTGCTGAAGCTTGGTTATCATGTATGGCAGAAGCCATGGATGAAGTCGAATTAGATGAAAATATCCGAGATTTCTTCTTTAGACGACTTGTTTTAACAGCGAAGCATATGGTAAACAAGGAGGATGACCAGTGA